The following coding sequences are from one Nymphalis io chromosome 5, ilAglIoxx1.1, whole genome shotgun sequence window:
- the LOC126768541 gene encoding D-erythronate dehydrogenase-like, with amino-acid sequence MNVVITGAAGFLGSRLANALLAEHSKIPIARLVLIDLKQPHPYSDPRVTTLSVNLADPSAADLIIEPDCHVLFHLAAVLSGQAEVDLDLGLRVNVDATRALIEAARRRAPNLRFIFTSTIGVFGGTLPLVIDDQTVVTPENSYGSQKAMCELLLNDYARRGYVDSRIVRLPTVSVRAGTPNEAVTSFASGIIREPLNGKMSICPVRRTQKLWLSSPHTVVQNIIHAATIPAGELGSWRVVNLPGICVSVGEMIEALWEVAGDRAASLVHFDRDEMIERIVASFPSQCDNSRALRLGFAVDKSFIDFIRYYIRDDLNPSK; translated from the coding sequence ATGAACGTTGTGATTACCGGTGCAGCAGGATTTTTAGGATCACGATTAGCAAATGCTTTGCTAGCAGAGCATTCAAAAATACCTATAGCGCGACTAGTTTTAATAGATCTAAAACAGCCACATCCATATAGCGATCCACGAGTTACAACACTGTCAGTTAATCTAGCTGACCCTTCTGCAGCTGATCTCATCATTGAACCCGATTGTCATGTGTTGTTTCATTTAGCTGCAGTATTAAGCGGTCAAGCTGAAGTTGACCTGGACCTGGGTCTTCGTGTTAATGTTGACGCAACTCGAGCGCTAATCGAAGCGGCAAGACGTCGAGCTCCAAATCTTCGATTTATATTTACTAGCACAATTGGAGTATTTGGAGGTACCCTTCCACTTGTTATTGATGATCAAACGGTAGTAACCCCTGAAAATTCTTATGGCTCCCAGAAGGCAATGTGTGAACTACTTCTAAATGATTATGCACGGCGTGGTTACGTCGATTCACGAATAGTAAGACTGCCTACGGTAAGCGTAAGGGCTGGTACTCCAAATGAAGCCGTAACATCATTTGCTAGCGGTATTATACGCGAACCATTAAATGGGAAAATGAGTATTTGCCCCGTTCGTAGAACGCAAAAATTATGGCTATCAAGCCCCCACACAGTAGTGCAGAATATAATACACGCAGCTACGATTCCGGCAGGTGAGCTGGGTTCATGGCGAGTAGTTAATTTACCTGGCATATGCGTGTCGGTAGGAGAGATGATTGAAGCGCTATGGGAAGTGGCAGGCGATCGAGCAGCATCTTTAGTGCATTTTGACCGAGATGAAATGATTGAACGTATCGTTGCAAGCTTTCCGAGTCAGTGTGATAACTCCCGTGCTCTGCGTCTTGGTTTTGCAGttgataaaagttttattgattttattcgtTATTATATTCGGGATGACTTAAATCcttcaaaataa
- the LOC126768491 gene encoding putative uncharacterized protein DDB_G0289041 produces MEFSDDSFIWSDASNDSDTMEFDIKQEESDNNKDNLVEDKSHGEKKKTKKRKHEEPKEVNGTVDSKPKLIKSEPDSDFDTPRKKKKKKHHNSNKELQESDYDDSYLNYKVKQEQVSFLEPAPVKTKNKKKHKKNSESLNEDLENTRQEVDTSKHSESSQIDNKLNVQEEELVEKKKKKKSKKNTSDTIALNDDFDNSDNNFQAKKKLKKKKHEKEINNKSFDQSEDSQIEENSCINSSTLDNNFIDDDHIKENSDCDLNNESTNTESKADYAITSDIKPSKQISKILDRLRFEDEDSIDSEPKENDDETNFSKHLKKFFENNKKLSLITPNAQTESVITEDDEVWIISGPHELNVKDFKGKHIKIDTKCKLKFKGQSYDSVIDNCTKKAPILSYNKNKLYVKNFPIINSINLRKRIPKAHIPEENVITNNQINFIPLPETKCRHPLFGINYRKATKIAPSINERLNNAVIESSNGDKEKRKKHKKEKRKVEIESDVETKPFTETIPMESAKKKRKRKSSTKDEHVAKKAKYKKNEPDSTDVWESEQAIEKNLFDF; encoded by the exons atggaGTTTTCTGATGACAGTTTTATTTGGTCTGATGCTTCTAATGACTCTGACACAAT GgaatttgatataaaacaagAAGAAAGTGACAATAATAAAGACAATTTGGTTGAAGATAAATCACATGGAGAAAAAAAGAAgactaaaaaaagaaaacatgagGAACCAAAAGAAGTTAATGGAACCGTTGATAGCAAACCAAAACTTATAAAATCTGAACCAGATAGTGATTTTGATACaccgagaaaaaaaaagaagaaaaaacatCATAACTCTAATAAAGAGTTACAGGAATCTGATTATGATGACAGTTATCTTAATTACAAAGTTAAGCAAGAGCAAGTTTCATTTCTAGAACCTGCACCAGTTAAgactaaaaacaaaaagaaacataaaaaaaattcagaaTCCTTAAATGAGGATTTGGAAAACACAAGACAAGAAGTAGATACTTCAAAGCATTCAGAAAGTTCTCAAAtagacaataaattaaatgtccAAGAAGAAGAACttgttgaaaagaaaaaaaagaaaaagagtaaaaaaaatacaagtgaCACTATTGCCTTAAATGATGATTTTGACAATTCAGACAATAATTTCCAAGcaaagaagaaattaaaaaagaaaaaacatgaaaaggaaattaataacaaaagtttTGATCAAAGTGAAGATTCACAAATTGAAGAAAATAGTTGCATCAATAGTTCAACATTAGATAATAATTTCATAGATGATGACCATATCAAAGAGAATAGTGATTgtgatttaaataatgaatcaaCAAATACAGAATCGAAGGCAGATTATGCAATTACCTCTGACATTAAGCCATCAAaacaaatttctaaaatattagaCAGATTGAGATTTGAAGATGAAGATAGTATTGATTCAGAGCCTAAAGAAAATGACGATGAAACAAACTTTTCGAAACATCTCAAAAAATTTtttgagaataataaaaaattatcattgaTAACACCTAATGCTCAAACAGAATCTGTTATTACAGAAGATGATGAAGTATGGATAATTAGTGGCCCACATGAGTTAAATGTCAAAGATTTTAAaggtaaacatataaaaatagatacaaaatGTAAGCTGAAATTTAAGGGACAGTCTTATGATTCAGTTATTGATAATTGTACAAAGAAAGCTCCAATATTgtcatataacaaaaataaattatatgtgaaAAATTTTcctataattaattcaattaatttacgcAAAAGAATACCTAAAGCACATATTCCAGAAGAGAATGTAATAACcaataatcaaataaactttattccaTTACCGGAAACAAAATGCCGTCACCCGCTGTTTggtataaattatagaaaagcTACTAAAATTGCACCATCGATTAATGAGCGACTAAACAATGCCGTGATAGAATCATCAAATGGTGATAAGGAGAAGAGaaagaaacataaaaaagaaaagagaaaaGTTGAAATTGAATCGGACGTAGAAACAAAACCTTTTACTGAAACTATACCTATGGAGTCAGCGAAAAAGAAGAGGAAAAGAAAGTCTAGTACGAAAGATGAACATGTAGCAAAAAAAGCTAAGTATAAAAAGAATGAACCAGATTCCACTGATGTTTGGGAATCTGAACAAGCTatagaaaaaaatctttttgatttttaa
- the LOC126768557 gene encoding 40S ribosomal protein S4, with amino-acid sequence MARGPKKHLKRLNAPKAWMLDKLGGVYAPRPSTGPHKLRECLPLVIFLRNRLKYALTGNEVLKIVKQRLIKVDGKVRTDPTYPAGFMDVVSIEKTNELFRLIYDVKGRFIIHRITPEEAKYKLCKVRAVGTGPKNVPYLVTHDGRTLRYPDPLIKVNDSIQLDIATAKIMDFIKFESGNLCMITGGRNLGRVGTIVSRERHPGSFDIVHIKDSTGHTFATRLNNVFIIGKGTKAYISLPRGKGVRLTIAEERDKRIAAKVAAH; translated from the exons ATG GCTCGTGGACCTAAAAAGCATTTGAAGCGTTTAAACGCTCCCAAAGCATGGATGTTGGACAAATTAGGAGGTGTGTATGCACCTCGTCCATCCACTGGACCGCACAAACTGCGAGAGTGTCTGCCGCTAGTGATTTTCCTCCGTAACCGTCTAAAGTACGCGCTTACCGGTAATGAGGTGCTCAAAATTGTGAAGCAGCGCTTGATTAAAGTTGATGGCAAAGTCCGAACTGATCCCACTTATCCAGCTGGTTTTATGG atgtTGTATCAATTGAGAAGACCAATGAATTATTCCGATTGATCTATGATGTTAAGGGACGTTTCATTATCCATCGTATTACTCCCGAGGAAGCTAAg TACAAGCTGTGCAAGGTTCGTGCTGTAGGCACTGGCCCCAAGAATGTACCTTATCTTGTGACGCATGATGGCCGCACATTGCGTTACCCTGACCCCCTAATTAAGGTGAATGACTCTATCCAGCTGGACATTGCCACTGCTAAAATCATGGACTTCATCAAGTTTGAGTCAG GCAACCTGTGCATGATCACGGGAGGTCGTAACTTGGGAAGAGTGGGCACTATCGTGTCACGCGAGAGGCACCCCGGTTCCTTCGACATTGTCCACATCAAGGACTCCACGGGACACACCTTCGCCACTAG GCTCAACAACGTGTTCATCATCGGCAAGGGCACGAAGGCATACATTTCTCTGCCACGCGGCAAGGGTGTGCGTCTCACTATCGCTGAGGAACGCGACAAGCGCATTGCCGCCAAGGTCGCTGCGCACTAG